One Streptococcus sp. DTU_2020_1001019_1_SI_AUS_MUR_006 DNA window includes the following coding sequences:
- the dltB gene encoding D-alanyl-lipoteichoic acid biosynthesis protein DltB, with amino-acid sequence MNYFEGNEFFLLLFVVLLIGFVLNYFGKRKDYYILSLSILFAGAIYGKSKAMVVYLLAFIIYQYFLVFIAQRMDSKRLKPLVMLSILPLVVNKVFALTQLHLLAFIGISYMSFKTIQIMLEISDGLIKEKISVKDYLQFLLFFPTVSSGPIDRSRRFLKEINEVMPRKDYLELAGDGIYRIVLGLLYKVVLSTYIYQMLLALSNTGTVVYSIKYMYLYTLYLFFDFAGYSLMAVGSSNILGIQTPMNFNKPFLSIDIKDFWTRWHITLSTWLRDFVFSRVLMQVIRKKWFKNRLHNAAYAYMVNMLVMGFWHGISVSYIAYGFYHGVLMSGFEIYQKKSTFYKKHKNKTWYKLMSWFVTMNLVMVGFFIFSGEPYKIIRTILSR; translated from the coding sequence ATGAATTATTTTGAGGGGAATGAGTTTTTCCTTCTATTGTTTGTAGTTTTACTGATTGGCTTTGTTTTAAACTACTTTGGCAAGCGTAAGGATTATTATATTTTAAGTCTGTCAATTTTATTTGCAGGAGCCATCTATGGTAAGAGTAAAGCCATGGTTGTTTATTTACTGGCATTCATCATTTACCAGTATTTTCTGGTTTTCATAGCACAAAGAATGGATTCAAAACGGTTGAAGCCACTGGTTATGTTATCCATTTTACCTTTAGTAGTCAATAAAGTCTTTGCCTTAACCCAGCTACATTTGTTGGCTTTTATTGGGATTTCTTATATGTCCTTTAAAACTATCCAAATCATGCTGGAAATATCGGATGGTTTAATCAAAGAAAAAATCAGTGTAAAAGATTATCTTCAGTTTCTACTCTTTTTCCCTACAGTTAGTTCGGGACCAATCGATCGTAGCAGAAGATTTCTAAAAGAGATCAATGAAGTCATGCCTAGAAAAGACTACCTAGAGTTAGCAGGTGATGGTATTTATCGCATTGTTCTAGGCCTTCTCTACAAGGTGGTTCTATCAACCTATATTTACCAGATGCTGCTTGCTCTAAGCAATACTGGTACAGTTGTCTACTCAATCAAATATATGTATTTGTATACACTCTATCTGTTCTTTGACTTTGCGGGTTATAGTTTGATGGCTGTTGGGAGCAGTAATATTTTGGGCATTCAGACACCGATGAATTTCAATAAGCCTTTCTTGAGTATTGATATCAAGGATTTCTGGACTAGATGGCACATCACCTTGTCAACTTGGTTGAGAGATTTTGTATTTTCAAGAGTTTTGATGCAGGTTATCAGAAAAAAATGGTTTAAGAATAGATTGCACAATGCAGCCTATGCCTATATGGTCAATATGCTAGTCATGGGATTTTGGCATGGAATTAGTGTCAGCTATATCGCTTATGGATTTTACCATGGCGTTCTGATGTCTGGATTTGAAATTTATCAAAAGAAAAGCACTTTTTATAAGAAACATAAGAATAAAACTTGGTACAAACTAATGAGTTGGTTTGTGACCATGAATTTAGTTATGGTTGGTTTCTTTATCTTTTCAGGAGAACCTTATAAGATAATCAGGACAATTTTAAGTAGATAA